Genomic segment of Malus domestica chromosome 15, GDT2T_hap1:
GTACCAGTAAAATAGGAAGGCCTCGTGTCCCCCTTCTGTAGACAAGCTTCTCCCCGACCAGCAAAATAGAGGATAAGGGTGTTATAGTTCAGAAAATTCTTGCGCAATTTCTGAAACATCTTTTGAAGGCTTTTGACCTTCTTGGCTCAACATCTCGATGGCCCGATCATCGAACAGCGCCTTGAGGTCAAGATTGGATGGGCATCCAATAAAGGTGGCGTCGACTGGGATGCCAGAATGAGGAGTCCCGATGATAGCTGAGATGTCGATGATGGTAGGGGTCATAAGGCCAAATGGAAGGACCATGGTattggtggccgagcaccagagGCTTAGAGCTGCCATGAGGAGCTCTTTATCCATTGTAATCTCCATGGTCGAGAACTTGATAGCGTCGTAGATACAAAGAGCTTTCCACTTTTTACCAAAATTTTTTTCCATTCGAACGACCTATGTCACCCAATTCGCATTGGTTGAGGGCCAGGATCCTTGGGGTTTTGTTTGGCACCACTTCGACCAATTGAATCCCTGCAGCAAACCTGCCAAACAGTGTTTTTTGAATAGGTTGGTGATAGACGACGACACCGTATCCTTGAAGAGTGGGCCTAGAATTTGGTGAGTAGTATTTAACTCACAATCGAAGCACAGAGTCTTCATGGCATGCTGATCGATGAAATCCTTGCACTTGTTGCATTCGGATGAGAGTTCTGAGACAAATGAGGCCATTGATGAAGGCTAAAAATTTCTGAGATGGAAGTTTCAGATTCCCTGGTTTTTGAAGGTTTTGAGAACAGAGTTGCGAGAAAATTTTAAGAGTTTTGGATAGCGTAAGGTACGAATGGAAGGGATCTAGGTATTTACAGGCACTTGGGACAGAAGGCTAAAtgtttgattttcaaaatcaagGGTGAAATCAAGCGGGAAAGGTACTAATCATTGTACATGCTCAGAAAATTGAGACAAAAGGATCGATATTTTCGCGGTTTGAGGACGCACGATGGCGTGTTACGGCGGGTTTAATGCGAGAGAAACGTTTCGGCTGTCGTATGTTTTCGAGGATCATGATTAAAAGCTGCTAGGGTAACGAGGGGGTTAACATGTGGCAGGATGATTTGGAAATCGAGATCGTGGGGCTACGTCTCATAAGTGCACATGGTGGTAGTTCCCAAGAGTGGGTTTCACTTCTTCAAAGTCGAGGCTTGAATTAAGGAGTATAGGTTGGCGACCTCAGAAGcaagggggcaatgtttgggcccaaaaatattgttttgggccaagtttagaattgttctcggccCAGTGTTGATTAAGCCGAGTTTAGAATTCTTCTCGGCCTAGAGGCCATGTCTAGGTGTCATTGGGGGTTATCTAGCTTATGGGATGCGCGGTCGAAGTTGGCCATATCCCATCGGTGAATTGGGGATGTGGATGAGTCTTGTTATGATAAGGAGTTTCGACAGGATCAGGATGCTAGAATTGAATATGGCCTGATAACGAGTTAtgttcaaagtcctagtaggagTAGGATTGGCCGAGATAAAGTTGGATCAGGAAAATGAGTTCTAATCCGGGAGTGATTGGGATTCAATACAGGTTAGCTGCTATAAATATGGAGGGAAGACATCGAAACaaccccctccaattcaacatacaaactgccctgcgcaaattctcgcTCTACGTGAAACCTTTCAACAACCTTAagattttgttttcctttttcaccaacacatcttcagtttggataaacagcactgtgaaggcaaccggtgaacatcttcagtttggataaacaacactgttgccgtagaatcaatcgaccgtgaagcaccttcagtttggataaacagcactgtgacagggccgactggttatctatccaagtctcggtcgagaaggattttcgaatccttatcggcagaggtcatctcgttagccttttcggcgaagcaaggtgttacaagttactataCTCGGCTCATTGAACGCTGAGTcgtttatgattggttattcgcaagtaggttttagagttcggcattctgacggccgaaccactttCACAATCAAGACATACATTTTTTTTGAGTATGTGTCCCtatactttggtgtcgattcggcatgcttatactctcacgaacataatcaccgtgaccgaatccgatgccgatgatttgtgaacttcgcagaactagtagcTTTGTCTAcaagctctagaacctgaaggtcgagacatgttccttcctcggccgcagtctcaagatcaagaagtcaaccacgcacccaacgcaacatcaacaaattttactcctcgaccgagctcggctgacgagttggcacgcccagcatacaaccgaatgacgtagttatcTTAATAATTACTCGTCCtgcgcaccacgtaggcttggtagtttttatgGTCAACAATACCTCATAGAATTACTCACTGAAATTCCTTACAAAACACTCAGAATACAAAACattaacatggcctcagagcctatATTGGATTAAAAACCAGCTGGGCTTTGTGAAGCTGTTTTTAAGGGGAGATTTCGAGTATTTGAAACCCAGAAAGTGATTCAAGAACCAAGAAATGTCTGGATCAAGTAGCAGTAGTGGTGAGCTTAGAACTCCTATTTTTAATGGAGATAACTATGATTTCTGGAGGATAAGGATGACCATCATTTTCAAGTCTCAAGACCTATGGAAAATGGTTCAAGAAGGGTATGAAGTCCCAGATTCAGATGATGAGTCAGAGGATGATGAATAACTCATTGCAACTTGAAGAGCATCTTTGAGAGAAAATGGGATGAAAGATGCTAAGGCGCTGGGGATAATACATAAGGAGCAATCTCAGATGCTATTTTTCCCATGATATCAAATGAATAAACATCCAAAGCTGCTTAGGAAGTTCTTCAAAGAGAATACAGAGGTGACAATAAGGTAACCAAAGTAAAGCTTCAATCTTTAAGATGTGATTTTGAATATACTCGCATGAAAGAAGATAAACCCCTTAATGATTACTTTACTAGGTTGTTGGATGTTGTGAATCAAATGAAAACTCTTGGTGAAGAACTACCTAGGGAAAGACTTGTACAGAAATTGTTAATCAGTTTGACAAAACCCTATGACTCTATAGTAAATGTTATAGAGGAAACCAATGACACTGATACATTTGATACATAAGAGGTTACAGCCTCATCAAGAGCTTTTGAGCAAAGGCTAGAGAGACATGCTGATGCAGCCACAGAAAAGGTTTTTCAGTCAATTCTAGAAAGGGAAGTTCAACTGGGCAATACAGCAGTTTCAAGCAACAAAAGAAGCCATGGAAAGGGAAGTCTAAGAAATAGGAAGGAAGGCCAAGTGAGTCTACCAGAAACAATGGTGCTGGTAGGACAAAACCACAGTGTACAATCTATGATAAGGCCCATTTTGGTGTCTGTTGGTTCAAAGGGAAACCTAAATGCAGTAAATGTAACAAGTTTGGTCACTTGTCCAAAGATTGTGGTTCTAAAATAAACCAACTAGTGAACTATGCATAAAAGACTAattgagaaaaacaaagatATATGGTATATTGACAGTGGGTGTAGCAATCATATGACTGCACAGGAATCCCTACTTATCAATATTGACAAAGAATTCACTGGGAAGGTTAAGATGTGCAATGGTCAACTTGTAAGTGCCACTGGTAGAGGCACTTTGGTGATTGACACAAAGCAAGGAAGGAGATACATCAAAGAGGTTATGTTGGTACCTGGACTTGATGAGAACTTATGGAGTGTGGGCCAAATGATTATACATGGTTATTTCTTACTCTTTAGAGATTCCAtggttgaaatctttgatgacaGGAGTTTGCATAACATGGTCATAAGAGTAGAAATGACAGAGAACAAGAGTTTCCCATTGCCACTCAACTATAATCAAGCTATCTCACTGAGGGCTAGTGTCATTGAAAGCACATGGTTGTGGTACAAGAGATATGGTCACTTGAACTTTCAAAGCTTAAAAGATGTGCAGAGAATGGATATGGTTCAAGGATTACCAAAACTACATGGAGAAAAAGAAATATGTGAAGGGTGTGTTCTAGGCAAGCACCACTGGGAAAGTTTTGAAGCAGGAAAGTCTTGGAGGGCTACACAACCATTGGAAACCATCTATATTGATGTATGTGGTCCAATGCAAACTGCAACAGTGAGTGGTAATAAATACTTCCTAACCTTCATAGATGATTATTCTAGAATGTGTTGGGTGTACTTCATGAGACAAAAATATAAGGTATTTAGTATATTCAAGAAGTTTAAAATGATGGTTGAATTGCAATGTGGTTACAAGATCAAGAAAATAAGAAGTGATAGAGGAGTgaatatacctaaattgaattCAACTCTTTCTGTGAAAACATGAGATTGGAAAGATGGTTGACAGTGGCATACCTCTCAATAAAATGGGGTTGCTGAGAGGAAGAACAGAACCATAATTGAAATGGCGAAATCCATGCTCCATGAGAAAGAGATTCCTTATCAATTTTGTGGAGAAGCTGTGAATACAGCTGTTTATTGGTTAAATAAATGCCCAACAAGTTCCTTGGAAAAGAAAACTCCATTTGAAGCCTTTAATGGAAGGAAACCAGGTGTGAAACACCTAAAAGTGTTTGGCTCAATATGCTATGCACTAATACCATCACACTTGAGACACAAATTGCAGGAAACCAGCAATAAGTGCATTTTTGTAAGTTATGGTAACTGTGAAAAAGGGTATAGATTGTTTAACTTGAAAACACAGAAAATCAATATCTTAAAGGATGTGGTCTTCAATGAAGATACAAGGTGGAATAGGGAAGATGGTGTAAAAGTTAACATATCAGTACCAATGATAATTGGTGGAACTGACAATGTAATTGAGTCACAAACTCAAATCTTTGCTCACTTACCAAATCAATCCCAACAATCTCAGTTGTAGTAATCACCTCAACATACTTCACCTCAAACTTAGAGTGAAAGTTCTCAAAATCCACAGAATGCTATCTCCCAAAACTCCACTCCTAGTTCTACTCCTGTGAAACTGAAGAGCTTGAGTGAGATATATGTAGCCTGCAATTTCTGCATAGTGGAGCCTGAGAACTTTGAAGAAGCTGAGAGTGATATAGCTTGGAAGAAAGCTATGGAAGATGAAATGGCAATGATTGAGAAGAATTCCACTTGGGAATTAGTTAATAGGCCTAGTGAAAAGCCTATGATAGGTTTCAAATGGGtttataaaactaaacttaacaTGGATGGCACAGTGCAGAAAAACAAAGCAAGATTGGTAGCAAAAGGTTACTTTCAACAACCAGGAGTTGATTTCAATGAGACCTTAGCTCCAGTAGCTAGATTGGACACCATTAGAACTCTGATTTCTCTTGCTGCCCAAAAAGGTTGGAATTTATTCCAACTTGATGTCAAATCTGCGTTTTTGAATGGTGTACTTGAGGAGGAAGTTTATGTTGATCAATCTCAAGGTTTTGAAGTCAAAAATGAAGAGAACAAAGTCTATAGGTTAATAAAAGCATTATATGGGCTCAAGCAAGCTCTAAAAGCATGGTACAGTGAGATTGACACTTACTTTTCACAAAGAGGGTTCAAGAAAAGTCCTAGTGAAGCCACTGTGTATGTGAAAGGAGGAAATGAAACTGATGTGCTCATGGTTggaatttatgttgatgatgtggtATTCACTGGCAACAATGAGAAGATGATGATGGATTTCAAAGAAGATAAGATGCAGAAGTATGAAATGTCAGACTTGGGGTTATTGCATCATTTCCTTGGAATTGGAATTATTTAGGGAATTGAAAGGATATTTATCCACCAAAAGAAATATGCTCAGACCTATTAGATAAGTTTGGTCTTTAATGTTGCAAATCAGTAGCTACACCACTGATCTCAAATGAGAAACTCATTAAAGATGATGGAATAGAACTCGGAAACTCCAATCTTTACAGGAAAATTGTTGGAAGTCTTCTCTACCTAACTGCCACTAGACCTGATGTGATGTTTGCAGCAAGTCTGCTTTCTAGGTTCATGTGTAATCCAACTAAAATTCACATGGGAACAGCTAAGAGGGTACTCAGATAGATTGCAGGAACCATTGATTATGGTATCAAATATGACAAAGGTAAGGCTGCCATTCTAGTTGGATtctgtgatagtgattggggtGGCAGTGATGATGATATGAGAAACACTTCAAGGTATGCTTTCACTCTTGGTTCAGGGTGTACTTTCACTGTTTGGTTCAGTGAAGCAGCAAAGTGTTGCTTTGTCCATTGTAGAAGCTGAATATGTATCAGCTGCAGAAGCCACTTCACAAGCTATTTGGGttaggtgataggagcatatttatgcaacttagtgagcttgcttcttggcatttacttagtttaactctagttattttagtactttaagctattttcgtgtgtttgtaggttcaaataacaaagttggcaacaaagtgctatttggagcattttggagcatttttgggccaagattggatagtgcaagcatggagacatgaggatggacgtttttgaagattataaggctagaaatcagcatgtgtgtgtgcaagtgtgttgacctacaactacaaacactcatccactacacccattacatccactcattaccaaacactcatccactacaccgaTTACATCCACtcttacatccactcattaccaaacatccatctactacacctattacatccactcattaccaaacatccatccactacacccattacatccactcattaccaaacattcatccactaaacccattacatccattcattaccaaacactcatccattacacccattacatccattctacatccactcattaccaaacatccatccactacacccattacatccactcattaccaaacatccatccactacacccattacatccacttattaccaaacattcatccactaaacccattacatccactcattaccaaacactcatccactacacccattacatccactcattaccaaacattcatccactacagccattacatccactcattcactcattaccaaacattcatccactacacccattacatccactcattaccacaacactcactcactacacccattacatccactcattaccacaatatacaccactaccaccttaattagatggtggtcctctccctagcctataaatacatccacccttcaccataacaaggggatCAGAAAAAAATCGATctaaagacactacattcatatctcacaactccatacacttacacttccATTCCTTAGCCGTGAGCACCATCCATTCATCCATTCATTTCCCATATATCTTAaaacacaactccatacactcccttcccttggccgagacattcaccaatcctaaaaatattcataacctttccatatatccatacacatccttagaaacttgtgctgcaacaaggtggtgaaaatgaaggtccttggcgtttcaagcttgaaactttggagcgttttaggtgtacttcgttcttgctttcaatgtctaaatttgtttatctttgctttgtgagtatgaggaactaaagccccccttagctagggggaattcgaaactatgttcatgcttgcaatatgatttgattactttcagttatgattcataagttgtgattttttactcatccatttgaattaaaactgatttgtgtatgttggttaagagtgcatgcttaattttcatgcataaatctgatgctaggatataaggaagtttcacctaatcgttatgaacttatattcacaagtagtaaaggttgctcgtcacaaccgtgttaagtaaa
This window contains:
- the LOC139191797 gene encoding uncharacterized protein, which produces MTAQESLLINIDKEFTGKVKMCNGQLVSATGRGTLVIDTKQGRRYIKEVMLVPGLDENLWSVGQMIIHGYFLLFRDSMVEIFDDRSLHNMVIRVEMTENKSFPLPLNYNQAISLRASVIESTWLWYKRYGHLNFQSLKDVQRMDMVQGLPKLHGEKEICEGCVLGKHHWESFEAGKSWRATQPLETIYIDVCGPMQTATETSNKCIFVSYGNCEKGYRLFNLKTQKINILKDVVFNEDTRWNREDGVKVNISVPMIIGGTDNSESSQNPQNAISQNSTPSSTPVKLKSLSEIYVACNFCIVEPENFEEAESDIAWKKAMEDEMAMIEKNSTWELVNRPSEKPMIGFKWVYKTKLNMDGTVQKNKARLVAKGYFQQPGVDFNETLAPVARLDTIRTLISLAAQKGWNLFQLDVKSAFLNGVLEEEVYVDQSQGFEVKNEENKVYRLIKALYGLKQALKAWYSEIDTYFSQRGFKKSPSEATVYVKGGNETDVLMVGIYVDDVVFTGNNEKMMMDFKEDKMQKYEMSDLGKIVGSLLYLTATRPDVMFAASLLSRFMCNPTKIHMGTAKRGVLSLFGSVKQQSVALSIVEAEYVSAAEATSQAIWEDFEIHDAIILGSAMEVGADLKMSKHSLEVDEELLIEEEEEDIHTTRVEQPLPQPPKPSKPPITSKDVPISFHSNVIPPNALFPHRFLIPKKDESEKDILEAIPKVQSDIPILGTPSQVPDCVEVFKEPCTPRRRSQEKEVAGECVNCIKEVVHETTKPKEVEFYDTGQGPTITFNLAKFNIPATFKDVVFAPTLEFKPLPDHFKYHLSFKDSMCEHFEKHVVKNVPLYAVGLVQA